The Candidatus Flexicrinis affinis genome has a segment encoding these proteins:
- a CDS encoding extracellular solute-binding protein: protein MRILRRVTPLIVLIALLVVAPAALGQDEFDWRRFEGTELRAIMIQGPWIDSARPFIESFEELTGMTVVLEVLPEAEAWDKIRVEMQANNEDLDIFYNQTQRFGVEFTENGWVQPLNDYIANPELTTADFNWETDFVDYNREGVTFDGQVIGIPTDRQLGPMLFYRKDVLEEYGIEVPTTFEELGAAARQIWEASGNTLPGFVARGQGASATSAYSYVMGEFGAVWQDEEGRPTLNTPEHLAAFTWYGETLRESGSVGATAFAFPETTNEFLTGNAAFTIELGVNPRNISDPAVSSVVDLVGFTVIPDGPGPDDFRNTDPCPPIRPFAVSISTFSPDKEAAWLFIQYITGFEPQLAYLQAGRVAARSAPWSSEEFTSSLNQTGQEYWAAQMEASGLCYPTSGFAPASIIDNGRARDIIGQVIETAIIGGDIEAALQLAQEELDMLYDRQQ from the coding sequence ATGAGGATTCTTCGCCGGGTTACACCTTTGATCGTTCTAATCGCTTTGCTTGTCGTGGCGCCTGCAGCACTCGGTCAGGATGAGTTCGACTGGCGCCGTTTTGAGGGTACTGAGCTGCGGGCAATCATGATTCAGGGCCCGTGGATTGACAGCGCCCGGCCATTCATCGAGTCTTTCGAAGAGTTGACAGGCATGACCGTCGTACTCGAGGTCCTGCCGGAGGCCGAGGCATGGGACAAGATTCGCGTCGAGATGCAGGCTAACAACGAGGATCTCGACATCTTCTACAACCAAACTCAGCGCTTTGGCGTCGAATTCACGGAGAACGGCTGGGTCCAGCCGCTTAACGACTACATCGCCAATCCCGAGCTAACGACTGCAGACTTCAATTGGGAGACGGATTTCGTCGACTACAACCGCGAAGGCGTGACGTTCGATGGTCAGGTTATCGGTATCCCGACTGACCGGCAGCTTGGTCCTATGCTGTTCTACCGCAAGGACGTGCTGGAAGAGTATGGCATCGAAGTGCCAACGACCTTCGAGGAACTTGGTGCAGCGGCGCGGCAGATCTGGGAGGCCAGCGGCAACACGCTCCCCGGCTTCGTAGCCCGCGGTCAGGGTGCGTCGGCCACGTCGGCGTACTCGTATGTGATGGGTGAGTTCGGCGCAGTCTGGCAGGACGAAGAAGGTCGCCCGACCCTGAACACGCCGGAGCACCTAGCTGCCTTTACGTGGTACGGCGAAACGCTGCGCGAGTCCGGCTCGGTCGGCGCGACCGCGTTTGCCTTCCCTGAGACGACCAATGAGTTCTTGACTGGAAACGCCGCGTTCACGATTGAACTCGGTGTGAATCCCCGCAACATCAGCGATCCTGCAGTCTCCAGCGTAGTCGACCTAGTCGGCTTCACGGTGATCCCCGACGGCCCGGGGCCGGACGACTTCCGCAACACCGATCCGTGCCCGCCGATCCGTCCGTTTGCCGTTTCGATCTCGACGTTCTCGCCTGACAAGGAAGCGGCGTGGCTGTTCATCCAGTACATCACCGGCTTTGAACCCCAGCTCGCCTATCTGCAGGCAGGCCGCGTTGCCGCGCGCAGTGCGCCGTGGTCCAGCGAAGAGTTCACCTCGTCACTGAACCAGACCGGTCAGGAGTACTGGGCCGCTCAGATGGAAGCATCCGGGCTGTGCTATCCCACGTCGGGCTTCGCGCCGGCCTCAATCATCGACAATGGCCGGGCCCGCGACATCATTGGTCAGGTCATCGAGACCGCGATCATTGGTGGCGATATCGAGGCGGCCCTGCAGTTGGCGCAAGAAGAGTTGGACATGCTCTACGATCGTCAGCAGTAA
- a CDS encoding amidase — MTMTTPLHYESIENLSRILRRREIGAVEIVEHFLRRTDALNNLLHAVITVAYDHARAAAAEADRSMAAGSADGKPLLGIPITVKDVMATKGIRTTANSRTLGDWVPDAEPLALARLREAGAIVLAKANCNEYFGIPSEDDRYPRPRTPFNTDYVAIGSSSGSGVAVAAGIGAASIGTDSAGSVRLPAAQAGAFGMKSTNGHVSLEGHTAYSNFQVIGPLARTTADAALLTSVMAGEAPPTISTAGPRGLRIGVPWRYIDTSPAEPEIRSAFRSLIETLEAAGAQVVEVSIPGMAESRMATFVAMYAEHHASKAVTLQRQFNDLGRSARLYAMQGAFISAVDYLHMLELGRQVRRNVDLALGTVDVIAMPTSPYVTAEAARRPSEHRRGMNTVFTVPFNLTGHPAITVPCGFSELGIPIGAQFAAAHGAEDTLYRVSLAVEQLTDWHLRHPPL; from the coding sequence ATGACCATGACCACGCCGCTGCACTACGAGTCAATCGAGAACCTGAGCCGCATACTGCGCCGCCGCGAAATCGGCGCGGTTGAGATCGTCGAACACTTTTTGCGCCGCACCGATGCCCTGAACAATTTACTGCACGCCGTGATCACGGTGGCCTACGACCACGCCCGCGCGGCCGCAGCCGAGGCCGACCGATCCATGGCGGCAGGTAGCGCTGACGGGAAACCGCTGCTCGGAATTCCGATTACCGTCAAGGATGTGATGGCAACGAAGGGTATACGGACGACCGCCAACAGCAGGACCCTCGGGGACTGGGTGCCGGATGCCGAACCGCTCGCGCTTGCGCGACTGCGCGAAGCGGGCGCAATCGTGCTGGCAAAGGCCAACTGCAACGAGTACTTCGGAATTCCGTCTGAGGATGACCGTTATCCGCGCCCGCGCACGCCGTTCAACACAGATTACGTTGCGATCGGCAGCAGCAGCGGCTCAGGCGTCGCGGTCGCTGCCGGAATTGGCGCGGCGTCGATCGGCACGGACAGCGCCGGATCCGTGCGCCTGCCTGCCGCTCAAGCTGGCGCGTTCGGGATGAAATCGACCAACGGCCACGTCAGCCTGGAAGGACATACGGCGTATTCGAACTTTCAGGTCATCGGCCCGTTGGCACGAACCACGGCAGATGCCGCCTTGCTCACGTCAGTCATGGCAGGCGAAGCCCCACCGACAATCTCGACCGCGGGCCCGCGAGGGCTCCGGATCGGTGTGCCGTGGCGTTACATCGACACATCGCCCGCTGAACCTGAAATCCGCTCAGCCTTCAGGTCACTGATCGAAACGCTTGAAGCTGCCGGGGCGCAGGTTGTCGAGGTTTCTATACCCGGCATGGCCGAGTCCCGGATGGCGACTTTTGTCGCCATGTACGCCGAACATCACGCGTCCAAAGCAGTCACGCTCCAGCGCCAGTTCAACGATCTCGGCCGAAGCGCCCGACTCTACGCGATGCAGGGCGCGTTTATCAGCGCGGTCGACTACCTTCATATGTTGGAGTTGGGGCGTCAGGTCCGCCGCAACGTCGATCTCGCGCTGGGAACCGTCGATGTCATCGCCATGCCGACCTCTCCCTACGTCACAGCGGAGGCGGCGCGTAGGCCGTCCGAGCACCGGCGGGGGATGAACACCGTATTCACCGTGCCGTTCAACTTGACGGGTCATCCCGCCATTACGGTCCCATGTGGGTTCTCGGAACTCGGAATACCG
- a CDS encoding sugar ABC transporter permease, which produces MLLRHRLFPWMMVTPTLIALAVFLAYPLISLLLMSTRDYGTSTINYTDVGLRWYELLPRDSRFMNGLWRTLLYSGGSVAGSMVLGTIMALILNRSFLGVTAVRTMFILPMVSMPVASALMWGTMFNPNQGILNYFLESIGLERSLWLASPNTALFSIMIVETWMSAPFVMLIVLAGLRSMPTEPLESAQIDGANRIQMFAYVVFPMLRAALATAALFKIIDTLKQFPIIWVLTKGGPLRATETLYVYGYALGFQFFDLGYGAAILTVLLLLVMVIAFFWMGLRRRSWV; this is translated from the coding sequence ATGCTTCTTCGTCACAGACTCTTTCCGTGGATGATGGTCACGCCGACCTTGATTGCGCTGGCGGTGTTCCTTGCCTATCCGCTCATCAGCCTGCTGCTGATGAGCACACGTGATTACGGGACGTCGACGATCAACTACACCGATGTCGGGCTGCGCTGGTACGAACTGCTCCCGCGCGACTCGCGTTTCATGAACGGCTTGTGGCGCACTCTGCTATACAGCGGCGGGTCGGTGGCGGGCTCGATGGTATTGGGCACCATCATGGCGCTGATCCTCAACCGATCGTTTCTCGGTGTCACCGCCGTCCGCACGATGTTCATCCTGCCCATGGTCTCGATGCCGGTTGCGTCGGCCTTGATGTGGGGCACGATGTTCAACCCCAATCAGGGCATTTTGAACTACTTCCTGGAAAGCATCGGACTCGAACGAAGCCTGTGGCTCGCCAGCCCCAATACCGCGTTGTTCTCGATAATGATCGTTGAGACCTGGATGAGCGCGCCGTTCGTCATGCTGATCGTGTTGGCTGGCCTGCGTTCGATGCCAACCGAACCGCTCGAGTCGGCGCAGATCGACGGCGCGAATCGCATTCAGATGTTCGCCTACGTCGTGTTCCCGATGCTTCGCGCCGCGCTGGCGACCGCCGCGCTGTTCAAGATCATCGACACCCTGAAGCAGTTTCCGATCATTTGGGTACTGACCAAAGGAGGCCCACTTCGCGCTACCGAGACGCTCTACGTCTACGGGTATGCGCTGGGATTCCAGTTCTTCGATCTGGGGTACGGCGCGGCGATCCTCACCGTGCTGCTGCTGCTCGTCATGGTGATCGCGTTCTTCTGGATGGGCCTGCGTCGACGGTCATGGGTGTAG
- a CDS encoding carbohydrate ABC transporter permease, translating to MFVFVWMVITSFKEAKDVTVYPPVLIFEPTLDNYANVLEKTPFFKQMANSAIVAAGAVMLGLVIGLPAAYVVARYRMQRLALTILLMRMVPTIVFMLPLFVIYQRLDLIDTHIGLILSHLILTLPLVIWVMISFFEDVPIEIEDQAKVDGCTQLGVFLRIALPLSLPGMVVTTILAFITSWNNFIFVLILGGSNTTTLPLAVFNFMGFEQLDFGAVAAVASMLSLPIIVLTIIVQRWLVQGLTLGAVKS from the coding sequence ATGTTCGTCTTCGTCTGGATGGTGATCACGTCATTCAAAGAGGCGAAAGACGTCACCGTATATCCTCCGGTGTTGATCTTCGAGCCGACTCTCGACAATTACGCCAACGTGTTGGAAAAGACGCCGTTCTTCAAGCAGATGGCTAACAGCGCAATCGTGGCCGCCGGCGCCGTCATGCTTGGCCTCGTGATCGGCCTGCCCGCTGCCTATGTGGTCGCCCGTTATCGGATGCAGAGGCTTGCGCTCACGATACTGCTGATGCGCATGGTCCCGACCATCGTCTTTATGCTGCCGCTGTTTGTGATCTATCAGCGGCTAGATCTCATCGACACCCATATCGGGTTGATTCTGAGCCACCTGATTCTGACGTTGCCATTGGTGATCTGGGTGATGATCAGCTTCTTCGAAGACGTCCCCATTGAAATTGAGGATCAGGCAAAAGTAGACGGTTGCACGCAGCTTGGCGTGTTTCTGCGGATTGCGCTGCCGCTTAGCCTGCCCGGCATGGTCGTCACGACCATTCTTGCCTTCATCACGTCATGGAACAACTTCATCTTCGTGTTGATTCTTGGCGGCTCGAATACCACGACGCTTCCGCTCGCCGTGTTCAATTTCATGGGCTTCGAGCAGCTGGATTTTGGCGCCGTCGCTGCTGTCGCCTCGATGCTCTCTCTGCCGATCATCGTCCTGACAATCATCGTTCAACGGTGGTTGGTGCAAGGTCTCACACTCGGAGCCGTCAAGTCATGA